The following are encoded in a window of Anopheles stephensi strain Indian chromosome X, UCI_ANSTEP_V1.0, whole genome shotgun sequence genomic DNA:
- the LOC118515705 gene encoding putative uncharacterized protein DDB_G0268364 codes for MMFRPLLLVGVLLTVVIVVTAKEGATADRKLNIDPALRKALLRALRHLKERQEEEKQEQLLGDANTTEENFATTILDELLEESTVSESEARARDTAAVDYHTYVANAQEDDRDTIEGEVEQRDTGAVTVGSSDANEIIKTIIIAKPKPALIVPKLESENEIVPQVDQSTTSTTEAPLPVTVSTTQQAPISTTAVPVPTTPAPTHNEDGENIEQVKSEDVKIFQAPLVAAFTVQQDQLGVPRNVIPLLQTPPKQKTPGASDFKPSPVILPVGAGSSAAATPVAAVPLLQIQAVPSTQPLLAPLAPPSAISLSTRALEEKTRLLEQQLIALQNQQRAQEQLLRAKIQQEQAIIQQQQQQLQQQKQRLEEETRLRIQRFEQEQRLFRQQQQQFQQQQQFQQQPPSAIQLPPFKPQPLPLQQQQQAPQPTFVQELPRPGPAVQFIPSVSLPGGKPIPISVEQQLPFKEAVDFQPQQPPQQQQQQQQQQQQQQQQGPKTTTSVEQVKAISQPPQLAREQALPLKPFQPFNLFPVLPPLLLSPNQFEQQLPPLQQRNRVFRQEPGTGNFGLNVGPPQQQLPFRPSQPLAFNGQPTGSLSDSQNLQNLLFQSGITSRSAEDFNIITKVLALNHGIPQASSQRMFAKLSPDQQRQLLFRK; via the exons ATG ATGTTCCGaccgttgctgctggtgggagTGTTGCTGACGGTGGTCATCGTGGTGACGGCGAAGGAGGGCGCTACGGCCGACCGGAAGCTGAACATTGATCCAGCGCTGCGCAAAGCACTGCTGCGTGCCTTACGCCACCTGAAGGAACGTCAGGAGGAGGAAAAGCAGGAACAGCTGCTGGGCGATGCGAACACGACGGAGGAAAACTTTGCGACCACCATCTTGGACGAGCTGCTCGAGGAGAGTACGGTGTCGGAGAGTGAGGCACGGGCCCGCGACACCGCCGCAGTGGACTACCACACGTACGTGGCTAACGCGCAGGAAGATGATCGTGACACGATCGAGGGTGAGGTGGAACAGCGGGATACGGGTGCGGTAACGGTTGGGTCGTCGGATGCGAACGAAATCATCAAGACGATTATTATCGCAAAGCCGAAACCGGCGCTAATCGTACCGAAGCTGGAGTCCGAGAACGAAATCGTACCTCAGGTGGACCAGAGTACGACCAGTACGACGGAGGCGCCACTACCGGTCACTGTCAGCACTACGCAGCAAGCTCCCATTTCAACGACAGCTGTCCCGGTACCAACCACACCGGCACCCACTCACAACGAGGACGGCGAGAACATTGAGCAGGTAAAGTCGGAAGATGTCAAGATATTCCAGGCACCGCTCGTAGCCGCGTTCACCGTGCAGCAAGATCAGCTCGGCGTCCCACGCAACGTCATCCCGCTGCTCCAAACACCTCCCAAGCAGAAGACCCCGGGCGCATCGGACTTTAAGCCTTCACCTGTCATCCTACCGGTCGGAGCGGGCTCTTCTGCAGCCGCCACACCAGTGGCCGCTGTGCCGCTTCTCCAAATTCAGGCTGTCCCATCAACACAACCACTGCTCGCACCACTAGCGCCACCATCCGCCATCAGCCTCAGCACCCGAGCTCTCGAGGAAAAGACGCGTCTACTCGAACAGCAGCTAATAGCGCTCCAGAACCAACAGCGCGCCCAGGAGCAACTGTTGCGTGCAAAGATCCAGCAAGAGCAAGCCATcattcagcagcaacagcaacagctgcagcagcagaagcaacgTCTCGAAGAGGAAACACGCCTCCGCATTCAGCGATTCGAGCAGGAACAGCGTCTCTtccgacagcagcaacagcagttccagcagcagcaacagttccAGCAGCAACCACCCTCCGCGATACAGTTGCCTCCGTTCAAGCCACAGCCACTGCcactgcagcaacagcagcaagccCCACAGCCAACCTTCGTGCAGGAGTTGCCCCGACCCGGACCGGCGGTACAGTTCATCCCGAGCGTTAGTCTACCGGGCGGCAAACCCATCCCGATCTCGGTGGAGCAGCAGCTTCCCTTCAAGGAAGCCGTCGACTTCCAGCCGCAACAGCcgccacagcaacagcagcagcaacagcagcaacagcaacagcagcaacaacagggACCCAAAACGACCACCTCCGTTGAGCAGGTGAAGGCCATCAGCCAACCGCCTCAGCTCGCCCGTGAACAGGCACTCCCGCTTAAACCCTTCCAACCGTTCAATCTGTTCCCGGTTCTACCACCGCTACTGCTCAGCCCGAACCAGTTCGAGCAGCAGCTGCCACCTCTGCAGCAACGTAACCGAGTGTTCCGTCAGGAACCGGGCACCGGTAACTTCGGTCTAAACGTTGGTCctccacagcagcagctaccCTTCCGTCCATCGCAACCGCTCGCATTCAATGGGCAACCGACGGGATCGCTGAGCGATAGCCAGAACCTGCAGAATCTTCTCTTCCAGTCTGGCATTACCTCCCGTTCGGCGGAAGATTTCAACATCATCACGAAGGTGCTCGCCCTGAACCATGGCATCCCGCAGGCATCGTCCCAGCGCATGTTCGCCAAGCTGAGCCCCGACCAGCAACGGCAACTGTTGTTCCGAAAGTGA
- the LOC118510018 gene encoding uncharacterized protein LOC118510018: MCPLPWCINFTSTGFSCIGGGASSHAISAVRGWWLCISFRSVLDHTHTHTALWSAGFHAVSQVPGPGSVVRRASSAPRAKGDTLAKLSSAGQDLLDALARFTYFDRWSDEQRRDCCHRAQIRQFEPDQTVFVEGQAPVNYAHFMLSGECGLLQCLKLHWRRDRRTGAKRYRLSRAQPTEDEITRFYRRRRQQTMDASGTEEHVDVARYLG; this comes from the coding sequence ATGTGTCCCTTACCTTGGTGCATAAATTTCACATCGACAGGCTTTTCGTGCATTGGGGGGGGCGCTTCTTCACACGCGATATCGGCGGTTCGCGGATGGTGGTTGTGCATATCCTTCCGATCCGTCCtcgaccacacacacacacacacagctctcTGGTCCGCAGGTTTTCACGCAGTCAGCCAAGTGCCGGGTCCGGGTTCAGTCGTGCGTCGGGCATCGAGTGCACCGCGGGCAAAAGGTGACACATTGGCCAAGCTGAGTTCGGCCGGGCAGGACCTGTTGGATGCGTTGGCACGGTTCACCTACTTCGATCGCTGGTCGGACGAGCAGCGGCGGGACTGCTGCCACCGGGCACAGATCCGTCAGTTCGAACCGGACCAGACGGTGTTTGTTGAGGGGCAGGCACCCGTCAACTACGCACACTTCATGCTGAGCGGCGAGTGTGGGTTGCTGCAGTGTCTGAAGCTGCATTGGCGCCGCGATCGGCGCACGGGTGCGAAGCGTTACCGGCTGTCCCGGGCCCAACCGACGGAGGATGAAATTACGCGGTTCTATCGACGCCGCcggcagcagacgatggatgcATCCGGGACGGAGGAACACGTTGATGTCGCAAGGTATTTGGGATGA
- the LOC118515928 gene encoding uncharacterized protein LOC118515928 has translation MVEYHFVDIATYSRGSVFGIGEHMVDRAVFARTHVQCLLIPRYWLLEKPQNRGNIWNRVRIFLEQRQPSRERLFRWFLAELLWHRYRRQLVDDFLLVHAPRHLPRLIDVPLACRIEECDVQSDHD, from the coding sequence ATGGTCGAGTACCATTTCGTCGACATCGCTACGTACAGCCGCGGTTCGGTGTTTGGCATCGGGGAGCATATGGTCGATCGGGCCGTGTTCGCCCGCACCCACGTCCAGTGTTTGCTGATACCGCGCTACTGGCTGCTGGAGAAACCCCAAAACCGGGGCAACATCTGGAACCGTGTCCGGATCTTTCTCGAGCAGCGGCAACCGTCGCGCGAACGACTGTTCCGCTGGTTCCTTGCCGAACTGCTGTGGCACCGGTACCGGCGGCAGCTGGTCGATGATTTTCTGCTCGTGCACGCACCACGCCATCTGCCGCGGTTGATCGATGTACCGCTCGCGTGCCGTATCGAGGAGTGTGATGTGCAATCCGACCACGACTAG